A genome region from Brassica oleracea var. oleracea cultivar TO1000 chromosome C2, BOL, whole genome shotgun sequence includes the following:
- the LOC106325774 gene encoding uncharacterized protein LOC106325774: MAETATLSSLKRHRDEQEQETIPQEDTKKQKPSSFYTSYNQVQFFLDDAEAGNDLTSLITTLQQELSTEEQNAVVFEIPAPSSSSCSSSSSCASKDEEYESDKEKMMKHLLEASDDELGIPNTKFGESNYEVVKNESNQDYVNGFSLLDGFGDGLWELEDEAANYYTLLQSELFM; this comes from the coding sequence ATGGCAGAAACAGCAACATTATCGTCACTGAAACGTCACAGAGACGAGCAAGAACAAGAAACCATACCCCAAGAAGATACAAAAAAACAAAAGCCTTCTTCATTTTATACTTCATACAATCAAGTTCAATTTTTCTTAGATGATGCCGAAGCAGGCAATGATTTAACTTCCCTAATCACCACACTGCAGCAAGAACTTTCTACGGAGGAGCAAAACGCTGTCGTCTTCGAGATTCCTGCTCCCTCTTCGTCTTCTTGCTCCTCGTCCTCTTCGTGCGCTTCAAAAGATGAAGAATACGAGAGCGATAAGGAGAAGATGATGAAGCATCTTTTAGAAGCTTCCGACGACGAACTAGGAATACCTAACACTAAATTTGGCGAGAGTAATTATGAGGTAGTTAAGAATGAAAGTAATCAGGATTACGTTAATGGGTTTAGTTTATTAGATGGGTTTGGTGATGGGCTTTGGGAGCTCGAGGATGAAGCTGCTAACTATTACACGTTGTTGCAGTCAGAATTGTTCATGTAG
- the LOC106323626 gene encoding uncharacterized protein LOC106323626 — MPHKIQNQNRRPPTSQQPWHPIANAAMVTGDSATWLLNSGASHQMTSDLTNLSLHAPYNGGDDVILGDGSGLQILHTGYFSLPSYKHPFFLNNVLYVPSLDKNLISVFQLCSTNNASVTFTPTFFKVRDLITGALRLEGKPKDGTYEWPRLRSSKPPSLAFASAIKTSFSDCLQVTTLTPGPSASVPLVSNTTPTPQVSTQAAVEPLPQPSVPIPPSEQPHISAADATTTQPENEKTISVSTRTSTRARKPVQKLNLHTTITPLTETIPTSVKEALKDPRWRRAMYEEIDAQLKITHGMLLIFQDTSMLWALRKVVYDLKQAPRAWYNELKSFLLQWGFRNSLAAASLFIYSNNEILLYMLVYVDDIILTGNNNDHFKLFIDQLSTRFSLKDLGNLSYFLGMEALRTSKGLLLTQSRYFADLLEKTKMIGAKAVVTPMCPNSSLTLNSGSPMAEPTQYRTAVGSLQYLSLTRPDISFAVNKLSQFMHSLLKNTGKPLKDFSDISAEHKTRASTTLPATHHLYTHILMLIGPGTRVITHQREHTLYTLVAIPLPGLLRNKQVWHDHIRKLNIGHLPLRQLSYVGLFLSCPNLASRLHKLQQFTVTISGQHIWLQILFSTQE, encoded by the exons ATGCCACACAAGATACAGAACCAGAACCGGCGTCCTCCTACCTCACAACAGCCATGGCATCCAATAGCAAATGCAGCTATGGTGACCGGTGATTCAGCCACATGGCTCCTGAACTCTGGAGCCTCACATCAGATGACCTCGGATCTTACCAATCTTTCGCTTCATGCACCTTACAATGGAGGTGATGATGTTATACTTGGTGATGGCTCAGGTCTACAGATATTACACACTGGTTATTTTTCTTTACCTTCATACAAACACCCATTTTTCCTTAACAATGTTCTCTATGTTCCATCACTTGATAAAAATCTTATTTCGGTTTTCCAATTATGTTCAACTAACAATGCTTCTGTTACATTTACACCCACTTTTTTCAAGGTAAGGGATTTGATTACGGGGGCACTTCGTCTGGAAGGCAAGCCTAAAGATGGCACTTATGAGTGGCCACGACTCCGTTCTTCTAAACCACCATCTCTTGCTTTTGCTTCGGCTATTAAGACTTCTTTCTCTGACTG TCTCCAAGTTACCACTCTAACACCGGGTCCTTCTGCCTCTGTTCCATTGGTCTCTAACACAACTCCAACACCGCAAGTTTCAACTCAGGCTGCAGTTGAACCACTTCCTCAGCCCTCTGTTCCTATACCACCGTCTGAACAACCACATATATCAGCTGCAGACGCTACTACTACTCAGCCAGAGAATGAGAAAACCATTTCTGTTTCAACAAGAACTTCTACAAGAGCTCGCAAACCGGTTCAGAAATTAAATCTTCATACCACTATCACTCCTCTTACCGAAACCATCCCAACCTCAGTTAAGGAGGCTTTAAAAGATCCTCGGTGGCGTCGAGCAATGTATGAGGAGATTGATGCTCAGCTCAAGATCACACATGGGATGTTGTTGATTTTTCAGGACACTTCAATGTTGTGGGCT CTACGCAAAGTTGTCTACGATTTAAAACAAGCTCCTCGAGCGTGGTACAATGAGTTGAAATCATTCCTCCTTCAATGGGGTTTCAGAAACTCTCTAGCTGCTGCAAGCTTGTTCATCTACAGCAACAACGAGATCCTCTTATACATGCTTGTATACGTCGATGACATTATTCTTACCGGGAACAACAATGATCACTTCAAACTCTTCATTGATCAACTCTCAACTCGCTTCTCTTTAAAAGACTTGGGCAATCTTTCTTATTTTCTAGGAATGGAAGCTCTTCGTACTTCTAAAGGTTTATTACTAACACAGTCTCGTTACTTTGCAGATTTATTGGAGAAAACAAAGATGATTGGTGCCAAGGCTGTAGTTACTCCCATGTGTCCGAACAGCAGCTTAACACTCAATAGTGGCTCACCTATGGCAGAACCAACACAGTATCGCACAGCAGTGGGAAGTTTACAATATCTTTCTCTCACTCGCCCTGATATCTCTTTCGCAGTCAACAAATTATCTCAGTTCATGCACAGCCTACTGAAGAACACTGGCAAGCCGTTAAAAGACTTCTCTGATATCTCAGCGGAACACAAAACAAGGGCATCTACTACTCTGCCAGCAACACACCATCTCTACACGCATATACTGATGCTGATTGGGCCGGGAACAAGGGTGATTACACATCAACGTGAGCATACATTGTATACTTTGGTCGCCATCCCATTGCCTGGTCTTCTAAGAAACAAACAGGTGTGGCACGATCATATACGGAAGCTGAATATAGGTCACTTGCCTCTACGACAGCTCAGCTATGTTGGATTATTTCTCTCATGTCCGAACTTGGCCTCAAGACTACACAAACTTCAACAATTTACTGTGACAATATCGGGGCAACATATCTGGCTGCAAATCTTGTTTTCCACTCAAGAATGA